The Solanum dulcamara chromosome 2, daSolDulc1.2, whole genome shotgun sequence region ATAGTATTCAACTATATTTTACTTTTCATGACGGTgtgaaaaatctaaataagtaTACGAATGACTTTAAGTAAAATTTAACATGCGCTTAATGTAATTTTACATGCACTTATGTACACCAAATGAATGCAAGATATGTATtgtatttcatcaatttttttatttttgaattctaAACTATTATCTTTTTGCTTATTGAGTtctgataaattatttatacatattaaataaattttataatataaatatagagTTCGACTTTTGAGTCAGGACCAAATAGCTTTAAGACTGATTTCGCCCTTTGCTTTCATACATCTACATTTGGTTAAAGTAATTTACATCTCattttatcttttgtgactAGAGTTATTCTGAAAGATAAttcgaaaaaagaaaataatttctttcaAACTAATCATCaacttcttcttattcttcttctttcttaacaattaaaataatttcttgaGACAAATTATTTTAGTGTCAAGATCATAGATTGGTCCCAAatcagaaaatataaaaaagaaaaaggagagaGAGACAAATAACAAAACCCTTCTTTTTATACCAAAACAAAATTTTATCAAACAAACAGGATCTAAAGGTAGGGCAATGGTTTAGATTTGGGCTTTTAAATGTTTTTTGTACAAATATTTTTGGACCACAAAACCATTGTGGGTAAAGCCCATCTATAGGATCAGTTTCAATTTCTGAAAGTGACTCAAAACCTCTGTGAATTGACCCACATTTATACCATTCATTCAGATCTTTAGATATTATACATCCAAAATTTATGTGATTGGAGCTATGTTGTTCggattctttaaaaatatcGTCTATTGTATTTCTGAGCTTTAGAAATATGTATTTCTGGAGGATCTAATATAAGTGCGacaataattttgaagaatacTCAAGAGTAGAGTAAACATATTtgagcccacaaaattttttataaaatgtaTTCTGAATATttgtcttcattttattttccttttatcatagaacttttttttaattatttagtatTCGAAATATACTTATTGTACTTACGTAGGTTCGTGTCTAGTAAACTCACTAAGCGGGTAAAGTGTTCCTTATCATAAGGTTCAGGTAAGCAAAGAGCTTTGGTCAGAATGTGTTTTTTTATTTGGATTTTGCATTCAGTGTTTGATATTCTCTTTAGAGTTCGACTAGCAAGGAGGATATGGAGATTGAGTATTAGGATAGAAGATCAGTAGGGTAGTCGTGTATTTTCTACTTTCTCTTgtcaatatttattattattacttgttTACTAtcttgttttttaattttattagtaCTTGCTATTTTCTTGTTTCAATTATCGTATTATGTGTTGTTGTTACTGATCTCTTTTCGATTATGTACAACATCACTGTTTCACTATAATATCtccattttcatatttgattTTGTTATGCTTTATTTGTGCCAAGAATATACCGAAAATATCATATCTATCTTCATAAGATAAAGATAAGGTTATATATACACTATCTTTTTAAAACCCcactataaaattatattaatatattattattatttagagTCCAACTAATTTGAATTCGcaataaaaaaatttagtttGGAGGTAAAATGACCTCTACTAAAAGTGAATTCATACAAAGGgctttagagcccgtttggatgggctttaagttggtcaaaaccaacttaaaactcctttttagcttttggacgtgtttgcctagtgctaactttaagccataaaattcttaaagtcagtcaaaaatgaaaagttaggattcctaacttttttttcctaagtgcttaaagtcattttctttgaccatggaaattacttttatatcccttatattttaactaaattcccaaactaccctttttattcttttaaccctaaaatttacattattttcctcagttaagcacttttatccaaacactcaactgcttatttataaaaataactttcagtacttcaaagttctaaaaatatttcatacataaaaattactttttttaatccCATCCAAACGGATTCTTACTCTTCCATCGTTAACTTTGGGTTGCCCGccttgttgattttcttttagCTTTCCCCCAACAACTTAATAaccataaaataaaatgtatttttattttccaccgCCGCAAAAGTGTAGTCAGAGTatgaattttaagaattctaaaaTCTAAGACACGATTTTAAGTGTTaagtaattaaattttaaattttatttttcaacctTAGTGACTTCTTAAACTGATACATTATTTAGACCAGAACCATTAGATTCTGtcaaatacatatattatatgttacCTTCTGCCCCTGATTTTCGATTTTCACTTTGAgctattattaatttatttttccgTCGTGTAAAATCTACTAAAGAAAAAATGCCTCCTATCCAAAATGAAAATCTATTTTAAAGCTCAAACTCGAGATATTCATACACACCAACAAACATAATTTGGCAAAAGAAAAAGAGACCATCCTTTTGTATGtactatttttaataaaaatcaaCTAGAAAAACTACAGCATGTAGAAGAAGAATAAACCATagttaaaaggaaaaagagaagTAAACTAAATTTAAAGCAAATTAAAGGTAAAGTTTGTATATTTACTTTGCTTACTACAACAAAAGTAAccaaatctaaaaaaattattaagacTTAATAATCAAATTACTATTAATTTCATCCCTtttacttttcttgaaaatccaTTTCCATACTCTGTTTCCTTTTCCATTGTTACCTTTTTTCATCCGTCTGTCATATTCATTCATTCTACAAGATCCACCTCTTAAATTCCCCATTGAATTTGTAGATTCTGAAAAAAGTTCTAATTTTGGCTCCGATAATAAATCAAGTTTCAAATCTATAAAaccttcatcatcatcatccatgatagtagtagtagttgttttgttgctcggactctttaAAAATGCATCGGATCCTCTAAACATAGTTCGTTTTTGAAGGACAGGCAACAAAtttggagagtccgagcaacatttTTTCTTTAGATTCTTGAAATCATCAAATAACAAACCACCAGTAACATCAGAGATTTTTGCACTTGAAAATCTGTAATCACTGCTACCATCATCACCACCCCCACCACCTCTGAAACTACAGAGTGATCTTGATCTTGAAACAACTCCTTCTATGGGTCCtgaaatttcacttttttcatcacCCTTTTCTCTATTCTTCTTGAAAAAtctcttgattttccaaaaacCGTTACGATTCTTCTTGATTTCAACACTGTTGCTGCTGCTCCTCAGCAAGATTACTTGCTCTGTTTTGCTCTGTTTTTCATTTTCTAGCAAAAATGAAATCCTCCCAACACTACCAACTTCAacagaacaagaagaagaagagtttCTTTCAGTTTCATCAGACAAGAACTGATTAGAACAAATTAGATTGACCAATTTTTCTTTGAGACAAAAAGAACAAATCCCAATAGGGAATGAATTTGGGTGTTTCAAACAGGGGATATCTGATGAAACAGAGTAATTGAAATCTGAATTTTTGTTGTTTTCACCATAAATGGTTTCTATAACTGCAGCTTTGCCTCTGTCTTTCATGGCAATTCTTGATTTTGTTAATCAAAAGAAGTGATTTTTGAAGGATAAGTGAGCTTTTTTTAAGGGGAAAAAGAGAATGGAGGCGTTCACTTTACGtttatttatgaaagaaatagcGAGGGGTTGGGGATTTGGGGGTTGGGTGTTGCCGGGGGGGGGGCGGGgataatctctttttttttttttgcttaccaaattttttttagcaaaaaaaaagattaaaattctttactttataattatttttcctaTTTGGTATCTGATgatattatttgttttttagATACCGTCATGGCTTCTTCttcgaaaaaaaaaattcaccacTCGCGGGCCTTCTGCCTCCTCGTGGTATTGCATCATTGGGCTTTCGCCCATTGTGGAAAAAAATTCATTGCGAGTCTGGATAGTGTCTTAGTCTCAGTGTGACTGATTATCCTCTCGGACCAGCTTATTGTCTTGATAAGCTATTGCCTCACCAATTAGCTAATTAAATGTGAGCCCCTCCTCGGACGGAATCCTCCTTTTGCTCCTCCGCCTAcgattctaaaatatttttaaagtacTTAATGAATTATTCCACAAAAAATGTTTACAACTTTTCGgaattcaaatttattttagttACTCAAATTTTAAACATTGATTTGACGGAATTTTTATTATCAAATTGACTTTTTAACAATGACTAATATGGGGTTGAAGACTAGTTCACTTGGTGAGTTTTCTGTCTTCCTTAATTAAGGTAGAAAGTTCAAATCCTATCAATATCTTATCAATATCACAATGTAGTAAATAACTAGTTTACtgaggaaaaaatattattgtgtaTAAATTTTTGTAACACCTTTTGATTTTCCGAATCAATTTAACTAATATTTGAAGCTAAATTAAATTTGATTAAGAGTActataaattgtaattttttcaacaCACGATATAATTGGGGGGAAATATTGTAAGATGTTATTAAAATTTACGCAATTTGGatctcaaaaaacaaaaaatgtaATATAAATTGAAGGAGTATTAATTTGGATAAAGAAATCATGAATTGGATTTTGCATGTGATTATCCATCAGAATCAACTTTCCATTTTCTTAAGTACTGAAAAAGATTAATACAAAATGCCATAATGATTATTTTgaaaatgtatttatttaaatcaatcaaagtcaacttttctttttttctaactACAGAGATAGATAAATGCAAAATGCCATAAAGAAACTTGAGAAAAATGTAGTGAGAATTAATCtacatgatcatatcatataattaGTCTTTTGTCCTATGTAAAAAAGAATTTCATCAATCAATCTATCAAACTTATCAATGCTATGCCATTTTCATAGTTGTCTTTGTATCTTTTTACCAATTTTATCGTATTGACGAGTTGATTCAGAattaaaagtttatgaattttttaaaatatataatatattttttatctaaAGAGTCtaaaatgtatattttaataAGATTAAATGTGAGTCATCTATTATAAAAATCAAAGttaaaataaactaataattcaaggataaaaaatattattatgccTCAAAAAAATCTAATTATACATAATCTTgcagtattattattatatactttttttgtttcaatttgtttgtttaattttgacttgataaaaaatttaagaTTAAATATTGTGAATGTAAACTAAAAGTATGTAGAatgtctcaaaatattttttaatttatgatcttaaacatgatgtgtgaaaagttaaaattaaagaattattaataaaaaaatatttttctataaatggattttaaaaaagtaaaataaataaattaaaatgagggaagtatttaatttaacttatttaattaccCATAATATATAAACTTTTTCACAATAACTTGAAGGCAAGTGGGGATGAAAGTTGAAAGTAACAAATCAGAGAGGCATaagcattttttatttttttgtccccactattttgattatttatttttttacaattatGATTCATTAGAATTTATTAGAGAAATAAATATGTTCACCTTATACACGTGTCCCCTTGACATGTATATTTTTGTATTGGATCCCCTAGCTACTTGTAACATGAAATTTGCTGCTGCACATTATAAGACGTTGTCGGAATAATTGAGATTTTTTCACTATAAAtcgaaaattttaaattcaatcttataaaaattaaaggTATCAATATTAAATAGCAAAATATCGATTATTCGAATTCGCATGAAAGTCTTGATTAAATTCAAATTCGTGTATtatgaggtcatttttgaaaatggTGTTTtgaacaagatttttttttttattcataaaaattcaaattcgaattttttgattaagaataaaaaaaattcaactattGTAACACGACTCATTAATATCCAGCGTTCTAATATCAATCACAAAAATTTTCAATTGGTTAAATCTAACccaacctctaaaaattactaAACtgac contains the following coding sequences:
- the LOC129874431 gene encoding uncharacterized protein LOC129874431, which encodes MKDRGKAAVIETIYGENNKNSDFNYSVSSDIPCLKHPNSFPIGICSFCLKEKLVNLICSNQFLSDETERNSSSSCSVEVGSVGRISFLLENEKQSKTEQVILLRSSSNSVEIKKNRNGFWKIKRFFKKNREKGDEKSEISGPIEGVVSRSRSLCSFRGGGGGDDGSSDYRFSSAKISDVTGGLLFDDFKNLKKKCCSDSPNLLPVLQKRTMFRGSDAFLKSPSNKTTTTTIMDDDDEGFIDLKLDLLSEPKLELFSESTNSMGNLRGGSCRMNEYDRRMKKGNNGKGNRVWKWIFKKSKRDEINSNLIIKS